The Candidatus Zixiibacteriota bacterium genome contains the following window.
ATCTAGAGCGAAGGACTAGCCTTCATGGCTGTTGCAGTCGGTGAAGTTTCGAGTAGAAAAGAGCTGGACCGGTTCCTTAAGTTCCCATGGCAAATCTACGGGAACGATCGCGATTGGGTTCCTCCGCTCCTGAGCCAGATTCGTCGCGAACTTGACCCCGATAGCAATCCCTTCTGGAAAAACAGCGACCGGAAGCTGTTCTGCGCCTACGACACCGACAATCGGCTGTTGGGTCGGGTAGTGGCGATTCACAATCTCGTTCACAATCGTCGCTGCAATGAAGCCCAGGGCTTCTTCGGATATTTTGAGTGCGTTGATCAGAGCGAGGTTGCTCAGTCGCTGACCGCCGCCGCGCGATCGTACCTGCGAGAATGTGGTTGCACGCGTATGATCGGCCCGGTGAATCCGAGCACCAATTCGGAGTCCGGACTCCTGCTCGGTGGCCACTCGGGCCGAGCAACGTTTATGACCAACCATTGTCCGGAGTATTATCATCGCCTCCTTGTGGCCTGCGGCTTCGTCAAGGCGATGGATACTTACAGTTATCGCGCGGAATCTACGCATGAATTCCCCGGAAAATACGAGCGGGTGCTCAAGCGCATCCTGAAGAATCCTGCGATCGAGTTGCGAGCATTCAGTCGCACACATTCGCAGCATGACATTACCATCATCGGAGAACTCTACAACGCGTCTTTTGTGGATACCTGGGGCTTTGTGCCAATGAACGACGAGGAGGCACAGGCACTGGCAGAGTCTTTTCTGCCTTTTGCCGACCTGGAGTTGGTTTGGATCGCTTACTACCGGGGCGAACCGGCCGGATTCATTCTCGGCTTGCCTGATCTCAACGAGATTCTCCCTGCGCTCAATGGCCGGCTGTTCCCGTTTGGAATCTTCGCCTTACTTGCCAGACGAAGGCGGATCTCGAATATGCGCGTTCTTGCCTTCGGCGTATTGCCAAAATACCGCTCCATTGGAATCGAAGCTGCGCTCGTTATGAAGGAACGCGAGCGGATAGTAACCAGGCCTTATCGGCATGCTGAGTTTTCCGTTGTCATGGAGAACAACAGCCGCATGCGCAGTTTGATTAGCGCGTTCGGCTTTCAACCTTATCGGAGCTACCGCATCTACCAACAGCCGATTGGTTAGCTGGGAAGGCAATCGATGACCATTCAGGATAAATGCCGGGTACTGCTCATCGCGCCGACGGCGCTGGATTTCTCCGGTCGTCCGATTAAGGAGAAACGACTGCACCTGCCGGGCTTGACGCTGCCCATGCTTGCCGCGATCACCCCGGGAGAGTGCGAAGTTCGGTTGATCTATGAGACAGTTGAAGACATCCCATTTGACGAACCCTGGGACATTGTCGGCGTTACGAGTATGGGATCGGGAATCGTCCGCGCCTGGCAAATCTGCGACCAATTCCGCGCCAAGGGAGTTAAGACTGTAATTGGCGGCATTGGCGCCAGTCTTGGCGAGCCGGATTGGTCGCTAACTCACGCCGACGCTGTCGTCCAGGGCGAAGGAGAATCCACTTGGCCCGAGGTTGTTCGCGATGCCATCGCCGGAAAAATGCGGCACATCTACAGGACCGAGTCGTTGGCATCGATAGCTGACCTCCCGGTTCCACGCTATGACCTGATGAACAGAAGAGTACTGGGGTTCTGGCGACCTGTGCAAGCGACTCGCGGCTGTCCCTACTCCTGTTCCTTCTGTTCCGTAACTTCATTTTTCTCCAACACCTACCGCAAGCGACCAGTCCCCGACGTCCTGCGGGATGTGCGCGCGGCGCGGGAATCTGGCTCGCGTTATATTGCCTTCATCGACGATAATCTTACCGCTGATTTCGACTACTGCGCCGAGTTGTTTGAGGCTTTGATTCCCCAAAGGATTATCTGGATGAGTCAGGCATCACTGCAAATCAGTGAGAACATACCGCTCCTGAAACTGGCACATCGCAGCGGCTGCCGATTGCTCTCATTCGGCATTGAGTCACTCAACCTGGACAGCTTGGAAATGATCGCAAAAAGTTGGAATCAACCAACGCGCTATCACCAGGCCGTGAAGACGCTACGAGCATGCGGGATCGAAGTGTCGACCGAAATGATTCTCGGACTCGACGGTGACGACGAAGCTACCTTCGAGCGCACCTATCGCTTCATCATGGAAGCGAAAATTGCCGTCCCACGCGTTCATATCCTGACTCCGGTGCCGGGAACTCCCTTGTTCGCCCGGCTGCAGCAGAGCAATCGCATCACTAACACAAACTTCGCCGACTATACCGGCGGCAAGGCGGTGTTCCAACCTGCTGGATTGGATCCCGATGTTCTTGAAAGCAGCTACTGGCAACTCTATCGGCGGCTCTTCAGTTGGACAGCGATTTTGCGCCGAGTTTGGCCGAACTCTGCGCGCCTCGGGCCCTATATGCGGGCCGTCGTTTGGATATCGAATATCCGGTACCATTTCCATATCAAGCGTCGGATCTCTCCGGGGATACTATAGAGGGAATAGCTTCTATGCGCCTGCTTTTGATCCGACCGCCAATACCTCGGCATACTATCGGCCTCAAACATCTTATGATCTGCGAGCCGCTTGAACTCGAGTACGTAGCCGCGGGCATCACGGATCATCACGTCCAGATCTTTGACATGATCTTGGAGCGCAACCTCTCTCGCCGCCTCCAGGAATTCAATCCGGACGTGGTCGGAACAAGTTGTTACATCAACGGCGTCAATGAGGTGAAGAAGATCTGTCATACCGTGAAGATGTGGAAACCGGAGTGCGCCACGATCGTTGGCGGTGTCCAGGCTTCTCTGGCACCCGAGGACTTCAACGACCTCGCCATCAATTGCATAGTCCTCGGCGACGGGACCTCGATTATGCCGGAAATCATGTCTGCGCTCGAAGCGGGCATTCCATTCGATGCAATCCCGGGAGTGGCGATCCCGCAGGCTGACCAGTCCCTCCGCCGGACTGCGCCCCGCGAGTATCTACCGGCGAATCCAAGCTGCCTGCCGTTTCCGCGCCGTGACCTGATCGGACACCTACAGCATCGCTACTACTATTTGTTCCACCAGCCGGTCGCGCTGGTGAAAACGACCTGGGGGTGTTGGTATCAGTGCAACTTCTGCGTCACCTGGCGAATCACCGGAGGTCGACCGTTTTCTCGTGACCCCGAGTCGATCGTCGATGAGATTGAGCGCATCCCCCAGAAAGAGATTTACATCGTTGATGATATCTTTCTTTTTGACCCGAGCCGACTGGCAGCCACCGGTGATCTTCTCCGACGTCGCGGAATCAGAAAGAATTTCCTCGTCTACGGACGCGCGGATTTCATTGTCGCCCACGAAGAGATCATCCGGCAATGGAGCGACCTGGGTTTGAAAGCCGTGATCGTCGGCCTCGAGGCGGCAACCGATCATGAGCTGAAGGAAATGAATAAACAGTCAACGACCGAGATGAATCGCCAAGCGGTTGAGATCCTGCGGCGTAATCACGTCGATATCTACGCTTCTTTCATCACGGGAAATGACTATCAGCCCAGCGATTGGGATCGTCTTAATCGCTTCATTCAAGCAAACGGTATTTATTATGTCAATATCTCACCGCAGACACCGATGCCGGGATCGCCGATCTGGCCGCGCTATGCGAAAAATCTCACCGTGCCGCGGTCGGCTCACGGGCTGTGGGACCTCACACATCCAGTTGTCCCTACCCGTGTTCCGTTGCGTGATTACTATCGCGCGATGATTCGCACTTACGCGAGGACCGTCTTGAATGTTCGACGCGCAGCTCGGCTGACGCTGCGGACACGTCCGCCCGTGTGGTCACGGAAATACCTGCGACTGTGGGTAGGCGCGGTTAAGATCTACCTGCAACTACGACGGGCACATCATCATCACGAGCTGGATGAAATCCAGAAAGCGCAGGTCTCCACGCCAGAGATGGGACATGCCCATGTCCTCCAACCTCAGAGTTCACCGCAAAATTGCCGCTTCGAAACACAAGACCCGCCAGACCCTTTCAAAGGATACTTTCACGCAGAACCCGGTCCGTCCGAGAGTGACTCGATCGTCGGCAATCTGCCTGCAGCTCAGACTTGGTTCAGAATCTTTCGCTGGGGCGTTCCGCGCGGGCTCTATACGTATCAACAGCCGATGGTCGGTAGATCCGGACCGCACGTCCGGATTGGAAAGCGGACACTGATCAACGCCTCGTCATACGACTACCTTGGCCTCATTGGTCACCCGGGGATCGAGCAAGCTGCGCAGGAAGCCATTCGTACCTACGGCACCGGAACCGGCGGTGTTCGTCTGCTAATCGGTACTTGTGAACTCCATCGGCAGCTTGAGGAGCAGTTGTCAAGCCTCAAGAAGACCGAAGAGAGCATTACGTACAGCTCGGGCTATGTTGCGAACCTGGCCGTCATATCTTCGATGCTCGGACCTGGCGATCTGGTCGTTGCCGACGAACGGATCCATCGCAGTGTTATCGATGCATGTCGGCTTGGTCACATTCCTATCCGCACCTTCGCTCACAATGATCCTTCGGCGCTCGATGAAATTCTATGTCGCCGCAAGAGTCGAAACGTCTTGGTTGTGATCGAAGGACTTTACTCCATGGACGGAGATTCCCCGCCCCTCGCCGATATTGTTGCCGTCAAGAATCGTCACGACGTGCGGCTGATGGTAGATGAAGCTCATTCCCTGGGTGTGCTCGGGCCGACCGGCAGGGGAATTGATGAAGAACTGGGAGTGCCGGCTTACGCGGTGGACATTTGGATGGGCTCTCTCAGCAAGGCGTTCCCCTCTAACGGCGGGTTTGTCGCGGGGGGGCGCGAATTGATCTATTTCCTCCAGCACGGTTCTGCCCCTTTCATGTTCTCCGCGGCCGTAACACCGGCCTCAGCCGCAGCGGCCCTCGAATCGCTCAACGTACTTCGCCGGGAGCCCGAACGCTTGGCCCGGGTGCATCGTAATGCAGAGCAGCTTCGCGATGGGCTGCGCGGGCTCGGGTTCAACCTTGGGCTGTCGCGATCGCCGATCATCCCCGTCCTGCTCGGTGGCGACAAACAGGCGTACGAAGCGGCACGAACTCTCTATGACCAGGGCATCCTCGCAACGGCAATCGTCAGTCCGGCGGTGAAGACCGGCACCGCGCGACTTCGCCTCTGTGCCACCGCGGCAATGGATCAAGCGTGCGTCGATTCGATTCTCACCGCCTTCGGCGTGCTGCGCCGCAAGAGTCAACAGCACGCGCTGGATTCAATCTGAAAATGGATTCGCAGAATTCTATTCCCACATCGGCGAGCGGCGAAGAATCACGACCCCGCTTGCAAGTCCACGTTCACCGCTCCATTACCGAGATCGCGGAATCGCTTTGGGATTCTGTCAGCGCACCATATGGCCTTGCCAATACCCACCGCTTCCTCACCGCCCTCGAATGCTCTCGTGTCGAGATGGCCGACTATTGGTATCTTCTCATCCACCTGGAGGACGAACTTGTGGGTACCGCGGTCATCGCAAGTTTCACGGTGTCCCTCGATCTGCTCAATTCTGGTCTGCACAAGGTTGTCCTCCCGGTGCGGCGGCTGCGGCCCGGGTTCTTGAAAGTACGAATCCTGTTCAGCGGTACACCTATCTCAATTGGAAGGCACAATATTTGTTCCAAGTATCAGTGGCTGGACGAAGCCATTGTCGAGCAGGTTGCACAGTGCATGGACGAAATTGCCGAGTCAGAGAGAATCAACATTTTGTGCGCCAAGGAGTTTCCGGCACAAAGCCTGAGTCGGTTCGAGCCGTTCGCGAAAAGTGGGTTCTTTCTGGCGAAGAGCATGCCGCGAGTGTGCATGACGATCACGTGGCCGGACTTCGGGACGTATCTTTCGAGTATGCGCGCCGGCTATCGGCGCCAGATAACTGCAAGCTTGCGTAAAGCCGAGTGGAAACAGCTCCGCCCGGAGTTTGAAAACGGGAGCAAGGCCAACACGGCTGCCACTCTTCTCCACCTGGAGCATCCGTCACGGCAAGTAGCACCGATATTCGCAGCTCTGTATGCCCAGACTATTTCGCGAACAGAAACGAAGCTGGAAATACTCAATGAGCAGTTCTTCTCGCTACTGTTTGAGAAGTGCTCCGTGGATCTGGAGTTGCTCACTCTGAGGCGCAAGGACGAGATAATTGGAGCAGCCCTGTTAACTACCCATGAACAAACATTGCACTTTCTTCTCGCCGGAATCGATTACTCTTTGCGCGACCGGTATGACACCTATTTCAACCTGCTCAGCGGCATTGTCGCACTAGCATTCAGCCGCAACTGTGGAATTGTCGATCTTGGACAGACCTCATATCACGCCAAAATGCGGCTGGGCGGGGAACTCGAGGAGATGTTCTTCTTCCTTAAGGCACGCGGTCGCATTGTCCACGCTTTGCTTCGTGCCTCGCGTCGACTCCTCTTTCCAGGCGTCGCGGTTGATCCCAGACATGTATTTCACGACATGGCATCTCTGCCGAAGGTTGAAGGCGCCAATCATTAGGCCCGCTGGTCTTCCGAATTTGCGACCGACCAATTCCTACGTACTCCCGAATCCACCGCCTGCCACCAATCGTGCGAGAACAGCTACTCTGCCGTGAGGTGCTCCCCTGTCGGTTCTCTCAATGCTTCCGGTTTACGATCTAACGGGGGCGTCGCCGTCCATTGATCAAGGCACCGATCGGTGTCGCGCGGACGAAGCGTTCATACGTTAGTAGACAAACCGACAACGTGGCTATGAGCACCGTCGCGAATTTCAGTGCCGCGGGAACTCGCCAATTGACCAGTAGGATCTGAAGCCAGACAACTGAGGGAAGATGAACGAGATAGCACCAATAAGAGGAATCAGCAATATAGCGCCAGAATCGGCTGGGCCTATTGCCGTACCGAACGAAGAGCCCCATGATCCCATACACGAAGAACCAGGTCGACAGTGAGGCGAAGACAGCCGACAGCACATGGCACTCGCTGTTTCCTTTGATTAACCATGCCACACACGCTAAATGAATTGCGAGGAACGTGACTCCGAGCACAACTCGCGTCCATGCCCCCGATGCGAAGCTCCACAGGTAATGCCTGCGATGGTAGAGCCACCAGCCAAACAGAAAGAAGACGAAATCAGCAAGCAGCGTTGACGGCGGTCGAGCAAACGTTGCGGGAGTCTCAAGCATACCAAGCTTCGTCGGCAGGAGCGATAACGTTGTCACAGCGACGAGAACTAGAAAGCCCCACGAGCTTTGGAGCAGCTGATCAAACCTCCGCCAGCTGCTGTCTACCCATGGGATGAGCGTAGGCTGCGGCAGTTGCACCATGAGCAACATGGCACCATAGTACAAGAGCAGATCAAACAGGAACCAGAGGTGGAAGAGCTGGAGATTCGACAGGCCATTTTGGCTCATCAGCCACGATATCAATCCGAGCGGCGTGCGAGAGCCCGGTTCAAGTTGGATTAGAGCGAACGGGGCAAGGATGAACGGGGTCAGCAGCACCCAGAATGTGATTAGGGGAATTGCGATCCTCTGCGTCCGATTCCGAAGAAATTCGCGCGCGCCTCGCTCGCAGTAAAGCTTCGCACCGAAAAAGCCGGTCATTGCGAACAGCAACGGTAAGCGGAACGTGTGGATCAACACTACCACAATATCGAAGGCGATGTGTGTGGAGTGGTCCTTGAATGGCCAGACATCACCGAGAGGGGTGACCATGTACGCAACCGCCGAGTGCAAGACAATCAGGAGCATCAGCAAGATACCCCTCAAGTTGTCAAAGGCGTGGTATCGTTCCACGCTTGCGTCATGCGGTTCTTGTCGGTGCCCAGCCATTTCAGTGTTGTTTGAAGCCATATTGCGAGAAATACATACTCATCCTGGCATCGTTTGTCTATAATTTATCAAGTCCTGTATGTTTGCGCATATCTTAGAAAGTCCGCCCTCGCCGTTGTGGCATCTCCGGCAATCCCTGAAAGAACCTGGAGAATCCCAGCGCAAGTTGCTGCAAACCATGGTTTGTCAGGCAAAAGACACCGTCTGGGGACGCATGTTCGGGTTCGCGGATTTGGAAAAGTCCCCCGATCTCATACGGGAGTTTCACTGCCGTGTCCCTTTGTCCGACTACATTGATTTGGCACCGTACATTGACCGCGTAGTCCATGGCGAACCGGATGTGACGTGGCCCGGCTGTCCGGTAGCATTCGCTGTTTCCGGGGGCACACGCTCAGGCGGACGAGTCCTTCCCTTGTCTCGGGCTACAATGGCATGTCTTTCCCGGAGTAGCTTGCTCCCCGGCCTCTGCTACATCTCCAGCAAGTGTGGCGGGTGGACGATCTTGAAAGGTAGGATCCTGAGCCTGCCCGGCGGCATTGAGGCTGGGTCCGTGCAGGGTACAGTTGCTGGTGAAGTCAGCGGGCTGCTGGCGTACTACGCTCCGCGCCTGCTGTCGTACCGGCTTCAAGCGTTGCCGCGGCACCTCATGCTGATGGAGGACTGGGAATCGAAGCTGCGTGAATCAGTGCGAATCGCTGTGCGCAAGGATGTGCGCGCTTTCGCCATGGTCCCGAGCTGGGCACCGCTTTTTCTTGAGCGCGTGCGCCAAGTTGTAGGCACGGCAACGGTATTGGAAGCCGTGACCAGGATCTGGCCCAACTTCAAAGTGTTCTTCTCGGGCGGTGTTGCTCTCAGCTCCTTTCGTTCGGTTCTCCAGTCCTACCTTGGAGCATCCGTTGATTTCATCGAGTCCTACTCTGCGTCGGAAGGTCTGTTTGCCTTTCAGGATCGTTGTGACGATGACAGTCTGCTCGTGAACTTGATCGGCGGCGTGTTCTTCGAGTTTGTTCGCCTTGGCGACGAACACTCATCGCGCCCGGCGCGACACACGATTGAAACCCTTGAACCGGGAGTCGATTACATCATCTACGTCACCAATTTGAGCGGGCTTTGGAGTCTCTGCGTTGGGGATATTGTGCGGTTCGTTTCAATCGACCCCCCTCGCCTGCGCGTGATCGGGCGAGTGGGGGAGATGCTGGACCGCTATGGCGACGCAACCAGCGCGGATCACGCCCGCCGAGTGATCGCTGCCGCCGACAAAACGTGCCGCGCAAAATGCCTGGGCTTCCATCTGACCTACGCTGATCCGGTCGAATTGAAGATTCCGCGTCACCATTGGGTGCTCGAATTCGATACGATACCCGACAACATTATAGCCTACGCGCGGTCGCTCGACGAATTTATGCAGCAGCTGAATGGGCGCTACCGTACTCGACGCGAGCCGGGAGCAATGGCCGCTCCAATTATCACGACCGTCCCGCTCGGGACCTGTGCCGCGTATCTCCGAGGTGCGCGAAAACGACTCAGCGGTCAGAGCAAGCTCGTCAACGTCTCTGAAGATCGCAGCATCGCCGACAGCCTCTTACGTCAAGCTCGCGAAATCGACCCGACGCGTGTTCGGACTGTCTGCCTTGAATGACCGGCAGCCTTCAACATCGCCTTAACGTCGCCCCTGCTGAGTCCGCTTCTGGCAGTACGTCTTGTGTACTCATTCCGATCAGAACGTCACTGGTACAACCCGATTATCGCCCACCTGGCCGATTCGGAAGTACTTCGAAAAAGTGCCTGCTCGGGATTTCAACCAAGAAACTAATAATCGGTAACCAGCAATCTGCGCGCCACTGACTCTCCACAGTGCTGAAATTGGTCGTACGCCGCCGCCGCCTGTGCGCGAATCTCGCTGCGACTCTTGCCTGTCGCCCATGACTCAACGGCTGCTTTCAGAGTGTACGCCTCAGGTGCCATCAGCCCCGTCGTCCAGAGAATCGGATCGGCTCGGAGCGCCGTCAGGTGGCTGTGGAAGTAGCTCTTACTGACGCAGGCAAGAATGATCGCCGGAAGACCCGTGCTGTCTCCGTGCAAACCCTGAACGGGCACATCGAAATCCATGAGGCCGTTGTGCCCGATGTAGGCTGCCATGTCTATACGAATCCCCCTGTCGCTCTCTGGACCCGAAGGCCCAGCAGCGGGAATTGGTACCTTTGCCCTGCGTCCGGCCACCGTGGCAAGAAAATCGGTGACAGCCTCGCGGATTCGCTCCCCCTTGTAAGCATCAGCGATCAGATACAGTTTGTGGACTTTGTGCTGGAAAATACAGCGTTGGAGCACGGTGTCCGTCCTGACTGACTCGACCCTGGCGATGAGACGCCATTGTCTGTCTCGAGCAAAATACGTGCGGACACCGTAAGCCGCGCCCCAGTAGAGATTGTTGTCCAGATCTTCCCCGTTGCCGAGACGCGCCGACACGGGCACGATTCCTTGATGCTCGTTGTCGGCCAGGGCCACGAAGACGTGTACGACCCGCGTCGTGTCTGCGGCTTCGCACGTCGTCATGCGTGCCATCTCCAAAACGACAATCAGAGCCATTACGGCAACCTTCAGGTTCACGACTCCTCCAAACCTCGGCAATTCAGAACCGTCGATACTGCTGTGCTTGGCGGAATTGCGGTGCGATCCGAACTAACCCCCTATGGCTCACACGCCGCGCACGGCACCGGCCC
Protein-coding sequences here:
- a CDS encoding B12-binding domain-containing radical SAM protein, whose product is MTIQDKCRVLLIAPTALDFSGRPIKEKRLHLPGLTLPMLAAITPGECEVRLIYETVEDIPFDEPWDIVGVTSMGSGIVRAWQICDQFRAKGVKTVIGGIGASLGEPDWSLTHADAVVQGEGESTWPEVVRDAIAGKMRHIYRTESLASIADLPVPRYDLMNRRVLGFWRPVQATRGCPYSCSFCSVTSFFSNTYRKRPVPDVLRDVRAARESGSRYIAFIDDNLTADFDYCAELFEALIPQRIIWMSQASLQISENIPLLKLAHRSGCRLLSFGIESLNLDSLEMIAKSWNQPTRYHQAVKTLRACGIEVSTEMILGLDGDDEATFERTYRFIMEAKIAVPRVHILTPVPGTPLFARLQQSNRITNTNFADYTGGKAVFQPAGLDPDVLESSYWQLYRRLFSWTAILRRVWPNSARLGPYMRAVVWISNIRYHFHIKRRISPGIL
- a CDS encoding aminotransferase class I/II-fold pyridoxal phosphate-dependent enzyme, with the protein product MRLLLIRPPIPRHTIGLKHLMICEPLELEYVAAGITDHHVQIFDMILERNLSRRLQEFNPDVVGTSCYINGVNEVKKICHTVKMWKPECATIVGGVQASLAPEDFNDLAINCIVLGDGTSIMPEIMSALEAGIPFDAIPGVAIPQADQSLRRTAPREYLPANPSCLPFPRRDLIGHLQHRYYYLFHQPVALVKTTWGCWYQCNFCVTWRITGGRPFSRDPESIVDEIERIPQKEIYIVDDIFLFDPSRLAATGDLLRRRGIRKNFLVYGRADFIVAHEEIIRQWSDLGLKAVIVGLEAATDHELKEMNKQSTTEMNRQAVEILRRNHVDIYASFITGNDYQPSDWDRLNRFIQANGIYYVNISPQTPMPGSPIWPRYAKNLTVPRSAHGLWDLTHPVVPTRVPLRDYYRAMIRTYARTVLNVRRAARLTLRTRPPVWSRKYLRLWVGAVKIYLQLRRAHHHHELDEIQKAQVSTPEMGHAHVLQPQSSPQNCRFETQDPPDPFKGYFHAEPGPSESDSIVGNLPAAQTWFRIFRWGVPRGLYTYQQPMVGRSGPHVRIGKRTLINASSYDYLGLIGHPGIEQAAQEAIRTYGTGTGGVRLLIGTCELHRQLEEQLSSLKKTEESITYSSGYVANLAVISSMLGPGDLVVADERIHRSVIDACRLGHIPIRTFAHNDPSALDEILCRRKSRNVLVVIEGLYSMDGDSPPLADIVAVKNRHDVRLMVDEAHSLGVLGPTGRGIDEELGVPAYAVDIWMGSLSKAFPSNGGFVAGGRELIYFLQHGSAPFMFSAAVTPASAAAALESLNVLRREPERLARVHRNAEQLRDGLRGLGFNLGLSRSPIIPVLLGGDKQAYEAARTLYDQGILATAIVSPAVKTGTARLRLCATAAMDQACVDSILTAFGVLRRKSQQHALDSI
- a CDS encoding GNAT family N-acetyltransferase translates to MDSQNSIPTSASGEESRPRLQVHVHRSITEIAESLWDSVSAPYGLANTHRFLTALECSRVEMADYWYLLIHLEDELVGTAVIASFTVSLDLLNSGLHKVVLPVRRLRPGFLKVRILFSGTPISIGRHNICSKYQWLDEAIVEQVAQCMDEIAESERINILCAKEFPAQSLSRFEPFAKSGFFLAKSMPRVCMTITWPDFGTYLSSMRAGYRRQITASLRKAEWKQLRPEFENGSKANTAATLLHLEHPSRQVAPIFAALYAQTISRTETKLEILNEQFFSLLFEKCSVDLELLTLRRKDEIIGAALLTTHEQTLHFLLAGIDYSLRDRYDTYFNLLSGIVALAFSRNCGIVDLGQTSYHAKMRLGGELEEMFFFLKARGRIVHALLRASRRLLFPGVAVDPRHVFHDMASLPKVEGANH
- a CDS encoding acyltransferase family protein, producing MLMLLIVLHSAVAYMVTPLGDVWPFKDHSTHIAFDIVVVLIHTFRLPLLFAMTGFFGAKLYCERGAREFLRNRTQRIAIPLITFWVLLTPFILAPFALIQLEPGSRTPLGLISWLMSQNGLSNLQLFHLWFLFDLLLYYGAMLLMVQLPQPTLIPWVDSSWRRFDQLLQSSWGFLVLVAVTTLSLLPTKLGMLETPATFARPPSTLLADFVFFLFGWWLYHRRHYLWSFASGAWTRVVLGVTFLAIHLACVAWLIKGNSECHVLSAVFASLSTWFFVYGIMGLFVRYGNRPSRFWRYIADSSYWCYLVHLPSVVWLQILLVNWRVPAALKFATVLIATLSVCLLTYERFVRATPIGALINGRRRPR
- a CDS encoding GH3 auxin-responsive promoter family protein, which encodes MLPGLCYISSKCGGWTILKGRILSLPGGIEAGSVQGTVAGEVSGLLAYYAPRLLSYRLQALPRHLMLMEDWESKLRESVRIAVRKDVRAFAMVPSWAPLFLERVRQVVGTATVLEAVTRIWPNFKVFFSGGVALSSFRSVLQSYLGASVDFIESYSASEGLFAFQDRCDDDSLLVNLIGGVFFEFVRLGDEHSSRPARHTIETLEPGVDYIIYVTNLSGLWSLCVGDIVRFVSIDPPRLRVIGRVGEMLDRYGDATSADHARRVIAAADKTCRAKCLGFHLTYADPVELKIPRHHWVLEFDTIPDNIIAYARSLDEFMQQLNGRYRTRREPGAMAAPIITTVPLGTCAAYLRGARKRLSGQSKLVNVSEDRSIADSLLRQAREIDPTRVRTVCLE